In Priestia aryabhattai, the DNA window CTCAGTGGCTGGCTTGGAGATTTAAGCTACCAGCAATTGTCGTGATGTCGATTATCGGACTGCTAACAGGCCCTATTTTAGGTTTAATTGATCCTAAAGCACAATTTGCTCAGCTTTTTGATCCTTTTGTATCTATTGCTGTAGCTGTTATTTTATTTGAAGGCAGCTTGAACTTAGACATGAGAGAGGTAAGGGGAATCGAAAAGCCCGTGTTTCGCATTGTGACACTGGGAGCCATGCTAGCTTGGATTTTAGGCTCTTTAGCTGCTCATTATATAGCGGATTTATCATGGGCGGTAGCAATTGTTATCGGAGGGCTTTTTATTGTGACGGGTCCAACCGTGATTTTACCTCTTTTACGACAAGCTAAATTAAAACCAAAACCAGCAGCGATTTTAAAATGGGAAGGTATTATTGTCGATCCATTTGGTGCATTGCTGGCCGTTTTTTCGTTTGAAATTGTTCAATTTTTAGTGCTGAGAGAAGTGACTGGAAAAACAATTCTCTTTTTCTTCGTGGCCTCTATTATTGCTGTTTTAATAGGGTGGATCCTTGGCCGCGGAATAGGGTGGATGTTTCAAAAGGGTCATATTCCAGAGTACTTAAAATCTCCGGTCGTATTTATTATCGTTATTGCCTGCTTTACAGTAGCTGATGAAATTAAGCATGAAACAGGTCTTCTAGCAGTAACAGCGATGGGGATTACGCTTGCTAATATGCATATTTCATCTATTAGTGATATGCGACACTTTAAAGAGAACATTTCGGTTTTATTGACTTCTACTATTTTTATCATGTTAACGGCTGGACTGACGATGAAGACCATTACTGAAATTTTTCATTGGAATATTATTTTGTTTGTTTTACTTATGCTGTTTATTGTCAGACCTGTCTCCATCTTTTTGTCAACAGTAGGGACAGATTTATCTATAAAAGAAAAAATCCTGATTGGCTGGATTGCCCCGCGC includes these proteins:
- a CDS encoding cation:proton antiporter → MEPMLIHITLVVGLGVLSQWLAWRFKLPAIVVMSIIGLLTGPILGLIDPKAQFAQLFDPFVSIAVAVILFEGSLNLDMREVRGIEKPVFRIVTLGAMLAWILGSLAAHYIADLSWAVAIVIGGLFIVTGPTVILPLLRQAKLKPKPAAILKWEGIIVDPFGALLAVFSFEIVQFLVLREVTGKTILFFFVASIIAVLIGWILGRGIGWMFQKGHIPEYLKSPVVFIIVIACFTVADEIKHETGLLAVTAMGITLANMHISSISDMRHFKENISVLLTSTIFIMLTAGLTMKTITEIFHWNIILFVLLMLFIVRPVSIFLSTVGTDLSIKEKILIGWIAPRGIVALTVSSYFAKVLIDEGFKDASILTTLTFALVFATVCAHGFSLSWLAKKLDLSIGEEPGILLVGSNDFTVAFASKLKKLGYPVLVADSSWERLRVARRAQVDVYHGEVLAEQTEYHLDLTPYEYVIAATELDAYNALVCTAFLQDMGRNNVFQLSIRHQEDSREDVDEIMHTVRGRLLFKKGITWEFLHHKMEHGYTIYNTKITDEYTYETYLEEKSDDSLLLAVSTQGKALSFFAHDQEINVNAGDTVLSLQPLKR